The following are encoded together in the Lactuca sativa cultivar Salinas chromosome 1, Lsat_Salinas_v11, whole genome shotgun sequence genome:
- the LOC111915931 gene encoding uncharacterized protein LOC111915931, producing the protein MHKCAKFLQDLLDTLQQLDKTSKVVLNKQCSIKIIEGIPTKIRKPGRLTLPCEFGNSTKTFDLANFGAIINLMPYSFYQNLELPSLKTTRMANHMSNRLVTYPNGIVEYLLVKIGKFVFPVDFVVIDMKDDEDVPIILGCQLLNTARVVVDIQELKLILRVRKDERTFEVDEGFNTSRAQDEVFFLDDDNELE; encoded by the coding sequence ATGCACAAATGCGCGAAATTCCTTCAAGATCTTCTTGACACACTCCAACAACTAGACAAGACTTCCAAGGTTGTTCTTAATAAACAATGTTCAATAAAAATCATAGAAGGAATACCAACAAAGATCAGAAAACCAGGACGCCTTACATTGCCATGCGAATTTGGAAATTCCACGAAGACATTTGATTTAGCCAATTTTGGAGCTATTATTAACTTAAtgccttattcattttatcaaaaTCTTGAACTTCCATCATTGAAGACCACAAGGATGGCAAATCATATGTCTAATCGTTTGGTAACTTATCCTAATGGGATAGTTGAATATTTATTGGTTAAAATTGGTAAATTTGTTTTTCCAGTTGATTTTGTGGTTATAGACATGAAAGATGATGAAGATGTACCCATTATCCTTGGATGCCAACTACTAAATACCGCAAGAGTCGTGGTTGATATTCAAGAGTTGAAGCTCATTTTAAGAGTGAGAAAAGATGAAAGGACATTTGAGGTTGATGAAGGATTCAATACTTCTAGGGCACAAGATGAAGTATTCTTTTTAGATGATGACAATGAGCTAGAATAG